GTCAGCAGCAGCATACCCACCGTACCGTAGACAAAACCGACCTCGGCCGTGCTCATGCCCAGGCCGCCGACCGCGCGATCATCCAGCAGGAACGGCGCGGCGATCTTCACCAGCTGCGCCTCGGCAAAACGGAACAGCAGCATGAAGGCGAGAATGATGACGATGCCGCGCTTGCGGAAGAAGCTGGCGAACACCTCGCCAAAGCCGGAAAACACGCCGCGCAGCGACGGGTCCGGCCCCGGCCGGTCGGCCGCCGGGCGTGGCAGCATGAACTGGTGCCACGCGGCAAACACGATAAACAGGCCCGCCAGGCCGTAGAAGGTCACCGCCCAGGCGCGATGGACATCGCCCCACCGGGTTTCCAGGTAACCTGCCAACATCACCAGCAGCCCCTGGCCGGAGATCATCGCAACCCGGTAGAAGGTACTTCGGATGCCGACAAAAAACGCCTGCTGGTGGGGCGTGTTGCCCAGCATGTAGAAACCGTCGGCGGCAATGTCATGGGTGGCCGAACTGAAGGCCAGCAGCCACAGGAACGCCAGCGAGTAGCGGAAGAAATCATCCCCGGGAAGGGTCAGCGCCACGCCCGCCAGGCCGGCGCCGATCAGCAGCTGCATGGCCAGCACCCAGCCGCGCCGCGTGCCCAGCACATCCACCACGGGGCTCCACAGCGGCTTGATCACCCAGGGCAGGTAAAGCCAGCTGGTGTACAGCGCGATCTCCGCGTTGGAGATGTCCATGCGCTTGTACATGATGACCGATACGGTCATCACCAGCACGTACGGCAGGCCCTCGGCGAAATAGAGGCTGGGAATCCAGGTCCACGGGTTGCGGCGACCCGTTTCCCGGTCGTCACTCACCGCCTGGTGTTCAGACAAAACCGACTACCCCGAACGCCGTTCGATGTTCGCGCCCAGGCCGGCCAGCTTCTGCTCCAGCTTCTCGTAGCCGCGGTCCAGGTGATAAATGCGATTGACGATGGTCTCGTCCTCGGTGGCCAGGCCGGCCAGGATCAGGCTGGCGCTGGCGCGCAGGTCGGTGGCCATGACCGGCGCGCCGCTCAGGCCACCGGGTCGGCCGCGGACGATGGCGACCTGCGTCTTCGGCGTGATGTCCGCGCCCATGCGAACCAGCTCCTGCACGTGCATGAATCGGTTCTCGAAAATGCGCTCAGTAATGACCGAGGTGCCGTTGGCGACCGTCATCAGGGCCATGAACTGGGCCTGCAGGTCGGTGGGGAACCCCGGGTACGGCGAGGTCGCGATATCGACAGCCGTCCAGCGCTCGCAGGGCAACACCCGCATCCAGTCTTCGCCGGTCTCGATCTCGAAACCGCACTCGGTCATACGCCGGAGCAATGCATCCAGATGCCCGGGTACGCAGTCCTTCACGGTCACATCGCCACCGGTGATCGCACCGGCGATCAGCAGCGTGCCGGCCTCGATGCGATCCGGCACCACGCGGTGCGCGCAGGCGTGCAGCGACTCGACACCTTCAATAGTGATGACGCTGCTGCCGTCGCCCTCAATCTTCGCGCCCATGGCGCGCAGGCAGTCGGCCAGGTCGACGATCTCCGGCTCCTTGGCCGCGTTCTCCAGCACCGTTTTACCCTCGGCCAGCACGGCGGCCAGCATCAGGTTCTCGGTGCCGCCCACGGTGACGTTCTCGAACACGATGCAGGTGCCCTGCAACCGCTTCGCCGTGGCGTGGATGTAGCCATTCTCGATTTCGATCTCGGCGCCCATCTGCCGCAGCGCCTCAATATGGAAATTCACCGGCCGCGAACCGATGGCACAGCCGCCCGGCAGGCTCACTTCGGCCTGGCCGTAGCGGGCCACCAGCGGCCCCAGGCAGAGGATACTGGCGCGCATCTTGCGCACGATGTCATACGGCGCGACCTGCTCTTCGCAGGGCTTCGCGTGCACGATCATCGTGCCGCCATCGCGCTCGCAGCGGGCACCCAGGTGCTCCAGCAACAGGACGGTCGAGTCGATGTCGACCAGCCCGGGCACGTTGTCGAAACGGAACTCACCGTCGGCCAGGAGGGTTGCGAAAAGCAAAGGCAGGGCGGCGTTCTTGGAGCCCCCCGTCGTTACTTCGCCATGAAGGGCGTTGCCGCCATTGATAATGATGCTGTCCACGCGCCGTATGATACGGTATCGGCCGCGACGGGCGTAGGCCAAACGCCCGGGTTGGAACCGATTGCCACGGAAATGCCACCTTTGCACCTGAATCCGGAGTTGCCCAGACATGCCACGCCTTTTCCTGCTCGCGGGTTTGACCCTGCTGTCCGCTGCCGCCATGGCTGAAAAGGCCGACTGGCAACCCGCCAACCGTGTCTACGACCGCGATGTGCTGTCGGCCGCACCACTCCTGCCGGCCGACCTCGACGCGGCCACCCGGCGGTGCGAGCCGGGCACCGGTGGCCTGGAGGACGTCGAATACCGCTCAGCGGCAGAGGTGGACTACTCCCAACACGGCTGGGAACAGCGCGTG
The sequence above is drawn from the Marinihelvus fidelis genome and encodes:
- the murA gene encoding UDP-N-acetylglucosamine 1-carboxyvinyltransferase encodes the protein MDSIIINGGNALHGEVTTGGSKNAALPLLFATLLADGEFRFDNVPGLVDIDSTVLLLEHLGARCERDGGTMIVHAKPCEEQVAPYDIVRKMRASILCLGPLVARYGQAEVSLPGGCAIGSRPVNFHIEALRQMGAEIEIENGYIHATAKRLQGTCIVFENVTVGGTENLMLAAVLAEGKTVLENAAKEPEIVDLADCLRAMGAKIEGDGSSVITIEGVESLHACAHRVVPDRIEAGTLLIAGAITGGDVTVKDCVPGHLDALLRRMTECGFEIETGEDWMRVLPCERWTAVDIATSPYPGFPTDLQAQFMALMTVANGTSVITERIFENRFMHVQELVRMGADITPKTQVAIVRGRPGGLSGAPVMATDLRASASLILAGLATEDETIVNRIYHLDRGYEKLEQKLAGLGANIERRSG
- a CDS encoding AmpG family muropeptide MFS transporter; this encodes MSEHQAVSDDRETGRRNPWTWIPSLYFAEGLPYVLVMTVSVIMYKRMDISNAEIALYTSWLYLPWVIKPLWSPVVDVLGTRRGWVLAMQLLIGAGLAGVALTLPGDDFFRYSLAFLWLLAFSSATHDIAADGFYMLGNTPHQQAFFVGIRSTFYRVAMISGQGLLVMLAGYLETRWGDVHRAWAVTFYGLAGLFIVFAAWHQFMLPRPAADRPGPDPSLRGVFSGFGEVFASFFRKRGIVIILAFMLLFRFAEAQLVKIAAPFLLDDRAVGGLGMSTAEVGFVYGTVGMLLLTAGGIIGGLLAARNGLKHWLWWMVAAINLPNVVYIFMSVTQPESAWVVNAAVGVEQFGYGFGFTAYMLYLLYVSQGKYQTAHFAICTGFMALGMMLPGMASGWVQEQLGYQNFFIWVLIATIPSFLVVKLIPLDPRFGRKDATAPDGGATS